From a single Bufo bufo chromosome 9, aBufBuf1.1, whole genome shotgun sequence genomic region:
- the BCAR3 gene encoding breast cancer anti-estrogen resistance protein 3 isoform X3 — MSKDCFCNVFESVTAALCCFYQGKSVIGVKFSKDRYIMDGGTPDKLKKELEEELKLSSEDLRSHAWYHGRIPRQVSESLVRRDGDFLIRDSLSSPGNFVLTCQWKNLSQHFKINKVIIRLNEAYSRIQYQFELESFDSVPALVRCYVGNRKPVSQQSGAIIFQPINRTVPLRCIEEKYGVSPARRLEMGALEEKAETPKRLSLNIGHGLTPEQSLIRGNLLRNKEKSGSHPSCLDNMREKRRPLNSHQSESYLPLGNRQQYLSPGMDGRLTPRPNVFRTGSEPTLSPTEIRRFSSEAHSAEALRGSDSQLCPRAPPKPSKSLYVKQPQSPTIWQNSEANYCELQPTPLEDFVWAKTHSSHSSMIESQKADEEESLSLSNSELSFHTLEDSISQCSQTEPNEKGGDVEFVRPVYENVSSFNLKDFESILLPPENKPLETALLKRAKELFTNNDPRTIAKHILRMDCKVARILDVSSEMEKMMGVSSGLELMTLPHGHQLRLDLIERHTTMAIGIAVDILGCTGNLDERVATLNKIIQLAVEVKDLGDFFAFTSIMKALDMPQITRLERTWTLLRHQYTQTAITYEKQLKPFSKAMYEGAGTILNTQENFTVPLVVPVILLLERQSVIFEGMDWWENHDRGCEIIFDHLESARIIAQNAALYQSNAERLLEGFTPDEEMSEILKTEFQMRLLWGSKGAQVNQAERYHKFSQILTALSRKLEPLAS, encoded by the exons TTCTCTAAGGATCGATATATTATGGATGGAGGGACACCTGACAAATTAAAGAAGGAGCTGGAGGAGGAGCTGAAGCTGAGCAGCGAAGATTTACGCAGTCATGCCTGGTACCACGGCAGGATTCCTCGCCAG GTGTCGGAGAGCCTGGTGAGAAGAGATGGAGATTTTCTGATCAGGGATTCATTGTCCAGCCCTGGAAACTTTGTGCTCACCTGTCAGTGGAAAAACCTCTCCCAGCATTTCAAGATAAATAAAGTAATCATCAGACTCAATGAAGCTTACAGTCGGATTCAATACCAGTTTGAACTTGAGAGCTTTGACAGTGTCCCAGCATTGGTGAGATGCTACGTGGGGAATCGCAAGCCAGTGTCGCAGCAGAGCGGAGCCATCATTTTTCAGCCGATCAACAGGACTGTGCCGCTAAGGTGTATAGAGGAAAAGTATGGGGTCTCCCCAGCTAGACGTTTGGAAATGGGAGCACTGGAAGAAAAAGCAGAAACCCCTAAAAGACTGAGTCTCAATATAGGCCATGGCCTGACACCAGAGCAAAGCCTTATCCGGGGAAATCTGCTAAG AAACAAGGAGAAAAGCGGCAGCCATCCATCTTGCTTAGATAACATGCGAGAAAAGAGACGGCCACTCAACTCGCATCAATCAGAAAGCTACCTACCACTAGGTAA CAGACAGCAATACTTGTCACCAGGAATGGATGGAAGGTTAACGCCGAGACCGaacgtcttcagaactggaagtgaaCCCACTCTAAGCCCGACGGAAATCCGGAGGTTCAGCTCCGAGGCTCACTCTGCAGAAGCATTGAGGGGATCAGACAGTCAACTCTGCCCTAGAGCCCCTCCAAAGCCAAGCAAGTCGCTGTATGTGAAGCAGCCACAGTCTCCTACAATATGGCAGAACTCAGAAGCAAACTATTGTGAACTGCAACCTACACCTCTAGAGGACTTTGTGTGGGCAAAGACCCATTCCTCACACAGCAGTATGATAGAAAGTCAGAAAGCAGATGAAGAGGAATCCCTCTCTCTTAGTAACTCAGAACTGAGCTTCCACACGTTGGAGGACAGTATATCTCAATGCTCTCAAACAGAACCCAATGAGAAGGGGGGTGACGTAGAGTTTGTTAGGCCAGTATATGAGAATGTATCCTCGTTTAATCTTAAAGACTTTGAATCTATTTTACTACCCCCTGAAAACAAACCCTTGGAAACAGCCTTACTGAAACGGGCCAAGGAACTTTTTACAAACAATGACCCAAGGACTATTGCCAAGCACATCCTCAGAATGGACTGTAAG GTCGCTAGGATACTTGATGTCTCGTCAGAGATGGAAAAGATGATGGGAGTGAGCAGCGGCCTGGAACTAATGACCCTACCGCATGGGCACCAACTGCGCTTGGACCTAATCGAAAG GCATACAACCATGGCCATAGGGATTGCAGTGGACATTTTGGGATGTACGGGTAATTTAGATGAAAGGGTTGCAACACTGAACAAGATCATCCAACTTGCAGTAGAAGTGAAGGATTTGGGAGACTTCTTTGCCTTTACTTCCATCATGAAAGCACTGGACATGCCTCAG ATTACAAGGCTGGAACGTACCTGGACATTACTGAGGCATCAATATACACAGACGGCAATCACTTATGAAAAACAGCTGAAGCCCTTTAGCAAAGCTATGTATGAAGGAGCAG GTACGATACTCAACACACAAGAAAATTTCACAGTCCCCCTCGTGGTGCCTGTAATACTGTTGTTGGAGCGTCAGTCTGTCATATTTGAAGGAATGGACTGGTGGGAGAACCATGACCGAGGATGTGAAATAATCTTCGACCATTTGGAATCTGCACGAATTATTGCCCAGAATGCAGCTTTGTATCAAAGCAATGCAGAGCGGCTCTTGGAAG gATTTACACCAGATGAAGAGATGAGTGAAATCTTGAAGACTGAATTCCAAATGAGACTCCTATGGGGGAGCAAAGGAGCCCAAGTCAACCAGGCTGAAAGATACCACAAATTCAGCCAGATCTTAACAGCCTTGTCCCGAAAACTAGAGCCCTTAGCTTCTTGA